One Paenisporosarcina sp. FSL H8-0542 genomic region harbors:
- the gcvT gene encoding glycine cleavage system aminomethyltransferase GcvT, whose translation MSENLKRTPLFDSYKAYGGKTIDFGGWELPVQFSSIKEEHEAVRTKAGLFDVSHMGEIIVRGEDSLVYLQKLLTNDVSKLQDGQAQYNAMCYEDGGTVDDLLVYKIAQNDYLLVVNASNIEKDFEWMKKFLIGDTVALNVSDSYGQLALQGPLAEKVLQRLTKEDLSEIGFFKFKTNVKLGEYDALVSRTGYTGEDGFEIYGEPASIVALWDLILEEGKEDGVLACGLGARDTLRFESCLALYGQELSSEISPLEAGIGFAVKLKKEDDFIGQKALVAQKEAGIPRKLVGLEMIDKGIPRHGYTIFKDDQAIGEVTTGTQSPTLKKNIGLGLIVSEFTELGTEVEVEIRGKRLKAVTVATPFYKRQK comes from the coding sequence ATGTCAGAAAATTTAAAACGCACGCCGTTATTTGATTCGTATAAAGCGTACGGTGGCAAAACTATTGATTTTGGTGGATGGGAACTACCTGTTCAATTTTCCAGTATAAAAGAAGAACATGAAGCGGTACGCACAAAAGCAGGATTATTCGATGTCTCACATATGGGAGAAATCATTGTTCGCGGTGAAGATAGCCTTGTATATCTTCAAAAATTGCTGACTAATGACGTTTCCAAACTTCAAGATGGCCAAGCGCAGTATAATGCAATGTGCTATGAAGATGGAGGGACTGTCGATGATTTATTAGTATATAAAATTGCACAGAATGACTATTTACTTGTCGTCAATGCTTCTAATATCGAAAAAGATTTTGAGTGGATGAAAAAATTCTTGATCGGTGACACCGTTGCACTTAATGTTTCAGATTCATATGGTCAACTTGCATTGCAAGGACCACTTGCAGAAAAAGTTCTGCAAAGACTGACAAAAGAAGACTTAAGCGAAATCGGCTTCTTTAAATTCAAAACAAATGTAAAACTTGGCGAATATGATGCTTTAGTGTCGCGAACAGGTTATACAGGTGAAGATGGTTTTGAAATATACGGAGAACCTGCTTCCATAGTCGCGCTATGGGACTTGATTTTGGAAGAAGGAAAAGAAGACGGAGTATTAGCTTGTGGTCTAGGTGCTCGGGATACTCTTCGGTTTGAATCATGCTTGGCACTGTATGGCCAGGAGCTTTCAAGTGAAATTTCACCACTGGAAGCGGGAATTGGGTTTGCAGTGAAATTGAAAAAAGAAGATGACTTTATCGGTCAAAAAGCGCTTGTTGCACAAAAAGAAGCGGGTATCCCACGCAAATTGGTAGGATTGGAAATGATTGATAAAGGCATTCCTAGACATGGCTATACCATTTTTAAAGATGATCAAGCTATTGGAGAAGTTACAACAGGTACACAATCCCCTACGCTGAAGAAAAATATTGGCTTGGGCTTGATTGTCAGCGAATTCACGGAGCTTGGAACTGAAGTTGAAGTGGAGATTCGTGGGAAGCGCTTGAAAGCTGTTACCGTGGCAACTCCGTTTTATAAACGCCAAAAATAA
- the gcvPA gene encoding aminomethyl-transferring glycine dehydrogenase subunit GcvPA — translation MKHRYLPMTEQDQKEMLDTIGVTSIDELFSDIPEKVRFQGEYQIKAAKSESSLLKELSQMAAKNADNKAYASFLGAGVYDHYKPIIVDHVISRSEFYTAYTPYQPEISQGELQAIFEFQTMICELTGMDLANSSMYDGGTALAEAGMLAAGHTKRKKLLVSGAVNPESQDVVRMYALGQSIEVVQIPTKDGITDIDALSEMIDDNTAAVLVQYPNFFGQVEDLRKVEAVTHGAKALMVVSSNPLALGILTSPGKFGADIVVGDAQPFGISESFGGPHCGYFAVTNKLMRKVPGRLVGETTDEVGRRGFVLTLQAREQHIRRDKATSNICSNQALNALAASVAMTALGKKGVQEIATQNILKTNYAKKAFEAAGFEVAYQGPHFNEIVVNVKTSVTTINKELFNKGIIGGFDLGKVDEKLEGHALIAVTEQRTKEEIDALVQEMGSFRA, via the coding sequence ATGAAACATCGTTATTTGCCTATGACGGAACAAGATCAAAAAGAAATGTTGGATACAATTGGTGTTACTTCTATAGATGAGCTATTCTCGGATATTCCTGAAAAAGTTCGTTTCCAAGGAGAATATCAAATTAAAGCAGCCAAATCAGAGTCTTCTTTATTAAAAGAGTTGTCTCAAATGGCTGCGAAAAATGCGGACAATAAAGCATATGCATCCTTTTTAGGTGCTGGTGTATATGACCATTACAAGCCGATTATTGTAGACCATGTTATTTCTCGTTCTGAATTCTATACAGCTTACACTCCATATCAGCCAGAAATTTCACAAGGTGAGCTTCAAGCTATTTTTGAATTCCAAACAATGATTTGTGAGTTGACTGGAATGGATTTGGCGAACTCTTCGATGTATGACGGCGGTACAGCACTTGCAGAAGCAGGTATGCTTGCAGCTGGTCATACAAAACGCAAAAAACTTCTCGTTTCCGGTGCAGTCAATCCAGAATCTCAAGACGTGGTTCGCATGTATGCATTGGGTCAATCGATTGAAGTTGTTCAGATTCCAACTAAAGACGGCATAACTGATATTGATGCATTAAGCGAAATGATCGATGACAATACTGCTGCTGTTCTTGTTCAATATCCTAACTTCTTTGGTCAAGTGGAAGACTTACGCAAAGTTGAAGCAGTTACACATGGAGCGAAGGCTTTGATGGTGGTTTCTTCAAACCCATTGGCACTTGGGATTTTGACTTCACCAGGTAAATTTGGTGCAGATATTGTCGTAGGGGATGCACAGCCATTCGGTATCTCTGAGTCCTTCGGCGGACCTCACTGTGGATACTTTGCGGTTACGAATAAATTAATGCGTAAAGTTCCAGGGCGTCTAGTAGGAGAAACAACAGATGAAGTGGGACGACGTGGTTTTGTTTTAACTTTGCAAGCGCGTGAGCAACACATTCGTCGTGACAAGGCGACTTCTAACATTTGTTCGAATCAGGCATTGAATGCACTTGCTGCTTCAGTAGCAATGACTGCGCTTGGTAAAAAAGGTGTGCAGGAAATTGCCACTCAAAATATCCTGAAAACGAACTATGCTAAAAAAGCATTTGAAGCGGCAGGATTTGAAGTAGCGTACCAAGGTCCACACTTCAACGAAATCGTTGTCAACGTTAAAACATCTGTAACAACAATAAATAAAGAGTTGTTTAATAAAGGCATCATTGGTGGATTCGACTTAGGAAAAGTTGATGAAAAATTGGAAGGGCATGCGTTGATCGCAGTCACTGAACAACGGACGAAAGAAGAAATCGATGCACTTGTGCAAGAAATGGGGTCTTTCCGTGCATAA
- the gcvPB gene encoding aminomethyl-transferring glycine dehydrogenase subunit GcvPB — protein MHKDNQPLIFEITKEGRVGYSLPDLDIPEVDLSTLLPEGLLREEAAELPEVSELDIMRHYTALSKRNHGVDSGFYPLGSCTMKYNPKINESIARFPGFANIHPLQDEETVQGAMELMYDLQEHLIEITGMDDLTLQPAAGAHGEWTALMMIRAFHEANGDTHRTKVIVPDSAHGTNPASATVAGFDTITVKSDENGLVDLEDLRRVVGEDTAALMLTNPNTLGLFEENILEMASIIHGVGGKLYYDGANLNAVMSKARPGDMGFDCVHLNLHKTFTGPHGGGGPGSGPVGVKKDLIPFLPKPVLVKTEEGYHFDYNRPQSIGRVKPFYGNFGINVRAYTYIRSMGPDGLKAVTEYAVLNANYMMRRLQPHFDLPYDRHCKHEFVLSGRRQKKLGVRTLDMAKRLLDFGYHPPTIYFPLNVEEGMMIEPTETESKETLDAFIDAMIQIAKEVEETPEIVQQAPHTTVIKRLDETKAARTPVLRYKKA, from the coding sequence GTGCATAAAGATAATCAACCATTAATTTTTGAAATTACAAAAGAAGGCCGAGTAGGCTATAGCTTACCTGATCTTGATATTCCAGAAGTAGATTTATCAACGTTGTTGCCTGAAGGTTTGCTTCGAGAAGAAGCGGCGGAACTTCCTGAGGTATCTGAACTGGATATCATGCGTCACTATACAGCACTTTCTAAGCGTAATCACGGTGTCGATTCAGGATTTTATCCATTAGGCTCTTGTACGATGAAATACAATCCGAAAATCAATGAATCAATTGCGCGTTTCCCTGGATTCGCTAATATTCATCCACTTCAAGATGAAGAGACTGTTCAAGGTGCAATGGAATTAATGTATGATCTTCAAGAACATTTGATTGAAATTACGGGAATGGATGATTTAACGCTTCAACCGGCTGCAGGTGCTCATGGAGAGTGGACTGCTCTAATGATGATTCGTGCTTTCCATGAAGCAAACGGGGACACACATCGTACGAAAGTAATCGTACCTGACTCTGCTCATGGGACAAACCCAGCATCGGCAACGGTAGCTGGATTTGATACAATCACGGTTAAATCTGACGAAAACGGCTTGGTTGATTTAGAAGATTTAAGAAGAGTGGTTGGGGAAGATACAGCTGCGTTAATGTTAACGAACCCGAATACTTTAGGATTATTTGAAGAAAACATTTTAGAAATGGCTTCTATTATCCACGGTGTTGGTGGGAAGTTGTACTATGATGGAGCAAACTTAAATGCGGTTATGTCAAAAGCACGTCCAGGCGATATGGGCTTCGACTGTGTTCATTTAAACTTGCATAAAACATTCACAGGCCCACACGGTGGTGGTGGACCAGGATCCGGTCCAGTTGGCGTGAAGAAAGACTTGATTCCATTCTTGCCAAAACCAGTACTTGTAAAAACAGAAGAAGGCTACCACTTCGATTACAATCGTCCTCAATCAATCGGGCGAGTGAAGCCGTTCTATGGAAACTTCGGAATCAATGTACGTGCCTATACGTATATTCGTTCAATGGGTCCAGACGGATTGAAAGCCGTAACGGAATACGCTGTATTAAACGCAAACTATATGATGCGTCGTCTGCAGCCTCATTTCGACTTGCCATATGATCGTCACTGTAAACATGAATTTGTATTGAGTGGCCGTCGTCAAAAGAAATTGGGAGTCCGTACACTCGATATGGCTAAACGACTGCTTGACTTTGGATATCATCCGCCAACAATTTACTTCCCATTAAATGTAGAAGAGGGCATGATGATCGAACCGACAGAAACAGAATCTAAAGAAACGCTAGATGCGTTCATCGATGCGATGATCCAAATAGCGAAGGAAGTCGAAGAGACACCTGAAATCGTGCAACAAGCTCCTCATACAACAGTTATTAAACGTCTGGATGAGACTAAAGCTGCCCGTACACCAGTATTACGTTATAAAAAAGCAT